One Pseudomonas tolaasii NCPPB 2192 genomic window carries:
- a CDS encoding GlsB/YeaQ/YmgE family stress response membrane protein encodes MGIIGTIFIGLIVGLLARFLKPGDDSMGWIMTILLGIAGSLVATYGGQALGIYQAGQGAGFIGALIGAIVLLVIYGLIKKK; translated from the coding sequence ATGGGTATCATCGGAACCATCTTTATCGGCCTGATCGTCGGTCTGCTCGCGCGTTTCCTCAAGCCAGGCGACGACAGCATGGGCTGGATCATGACCATCCTGCTGGGTATCGCCGGTTCCCTGGTCGCCACTTACGGTGGTCAGGCGCTGGGCATCTACCAGGCGGGCCAGGGCGCAGGCTTTATCGGCGCGCTGATCGGTGCCATCGTGCTGCTGGTGATCTACGGCCTGATCAAAAAGAAATGA
- a CDS encoding 5-(carboxyamino)imidazole ribonucleotide synthase has protein sequence MKIGVIGGGQLGRMLALAGTPLGMNFAFLDPAPDACAAALGEHLRADYSDPDHLRQLADEVDLVTFEFESVPAETVAFLSQFVPVYPSAEALRIARDRWFEKSMFKDLGIPTPAFADIQSQADLDAAVASIGLPAVLKTRTLGYDGKGQKVLRTAADVVGTFAELGSVACLLEGFVPFTGEVSLIAVRARDGETRFYPLVHNTHDSGILKLSVASTDHPLQALAEDYSSRVLKQLDYVGVMAFEFFEVDGGLKANEIAPRVHNSGHWTTEGAECSQFENHLRAVAGLPLGSTAKVGESAMLNFIGTVPAVEKVIAIDDCHLHHYGKAFKAGRKVGHANLRCKDRETLQAQILKVEALIAEQ, from the coding sequence ATGAAAATCGGTGTAATCGGTGGCGGCCAACTGGGTCGCATGCTGGCCCTGGCGGGTACGCCGCTGGGCATGAACTTCGCTTTCCTGGACCCCGCGCCGGATGCCTGTGCGGCCGCATTGGGTGAACACCTGCGTGCTGACTACAGCGACCCGGACCACCTGCGCCAACTGGCCGACGAAGTTGACCTGGTGACCTTCGAGTTCGAAAGCGTCCCCGCAGAAACCGTGGCCTTCCTGTCGCAGTTCGTGCCGGTGTACCCAAGCGCTGAAGCGCTGCGCATCGCCCGCGACCGCTGGTTCGAGAAAAGCATGTTCAAGGACCTGGGCATTCCGACCCCGGCCTTCGCCGATATCCAGTCCCAGGCAGACCTGGACGCGGCAGTCGCCAGTATCGGCCTGCCGGCCGTGTTGAAAACCCGCACTCTGGGTTACGACGGCAAGGGCCAGAAAGTCCTGCGCACCGCCGCCGACGTGGTTGGCACGTTCGCCGAACTGGGCAGCGTGGCCTGCCTGCTGGAAGGCTTCGTGCCGTTCACCGGTGAAGTCTCGCTGATCGCCGTGCGTGCCCGTGATGGCGAAACCCGCTTCTACCCGTTGGTGCACAACACCCACGACAGCGGCATCCTCAAGCTGTCGGTGGCCAGCACCGACCACCCGTTGCAAGCGCTGGCCGAAGACTATTCCAGCCGTGTGCTCAAGCAGCTGGATTACGTGGGCGTGATGGCGTTCGAGTTCTTTGAAGTCGACGGCGGCCTCAAGGCCAACGAAATCGCCCCGCGCGTGCACAACTCCGGGCACTGGACCACCGAAGGCGCCGAGTGCAGCCAGTTCGAAAACCACCTGCGGGCGGTAGCGGGCTTGCCGCTGGGCTCCACGGCCAAGGTGGGCGAGAGCGCCATGCTCAACTTCATCGGCACCGTGCCTGCGGTGGAGAAAGTCATCGCCATCGACGACTGCCACCTGCATCACTACGGCAAGGCCTTCAAGGCCGGGCGGAAGGTCGGCCACGCTAACCTGCGCTGCAAGGACCGCGAGACGCTGCAGGCGCAGATCCTCAAGGTTGAAGCGCTGATCGCCGAGCAATAA
- the purE gene encoding 5-(carboxyamino)imidazole ribonucleotide mutase, with protein sequence MSALVGVIMGSKSDWSTLSHTADMLEKLGIPYEVKVVSAHRTPDLLFQYADEAESRGIEVIIAGAGGAAHLPGMCAAKTHLPVLGVPVQSSMLSGVDSLLSIVQMPAGIPVATLAIGKAGAINAALLSASILGARHPQFHAALKKFRAEQTDSVLDNPDPRIA encoded by the coding sequence ATGAGTGCATTGGTTGGCGTGATCATGGGCTCCAAGTCCGATTGGTCCACCCTTAGCCACACCGCCGATATGCTGGAAAAACTCGGCATTCCGTATGAAGTGAAAGTGGTCTCCGCCCACCGCACCCCGGATTTGCTGTTCCAGTATGCCGATGAAGCAGAATCCCGTGGCATCGAGGTGATCATCGCCGGTGCCGGCGGTGCGGCGCACCTGCCAGGCATGTGTGCGGCCAAGACCCACCTGCCGGTGCTCGGCGTGCCGGTGCAGTCGTCAATGCTCTCGGGCGTGGATTCGCTGTTGTCCATCGTGCAGATGCCGGCCGGTATTCCGGTGGCCACCCTGGCAATCGGCAAGGCCGGTGCGATCAACGCAGCGTTGCTGTCCGCCAGCATCCTGGGCGCCAGGCACCCGCAGTTCCACGCGGCGCTGAAAAAATTCCGTGCCGAGCAGACTGACAGCGTGCTGGACAATCCAGACCCACGTATCGCCTGA
- a CDS encoding LysR substrate-binding domain-containing protein, which yields MNLESKWLEDFSALAATRSFSQAAERRFVTQPAFSRRIRSLEAALGLTLVNRSRTPVELTAAGQLFLVTARTVVEQLGEVLRHLHHLEGGQGEVMQVAAAHSLALGFFPRWIAQLRNEGLNIATRLVATNVGDAVHALREGGCDLMLAFYDPDAAMQMDAEIFPSLHLGNTEMLPVCAADAEGKPLFDLEGEGSVPLLAYSAGAFLGRSVHLLLRQRALRFTTVYETAMADSLKSMALEGLGIAWVPQLSVRAELARGELVVCGGPQWHVPLEIRLYRCALVRKANVRLLWRKLEGGAAQSA from the coding sequence ATGAACCTTGAGAGCAAATGGCTGGAAGACTTCAGCGCCCTGGCGGCAACCCGCAGTTTTTCCCAGGCGGCAGAACGGCGGTTTGTGACCCAGCCGGCTTTCAGCCGCCGTATCCGCAGCCTGGAGGCAGCGTTGGGGCTGACGCTGGTCAACCGCTCGCGCACGCCGGTCGAGCTGACGGCGGCGGGGCAGTTGTTTCTGGTCACGGCGCGTACTGTGGTCGAACAGCTCGGTGAAGTGCTGCGCCATTTGCATCATCTGGAAGGCGGGCAGGGCGAGGTCATGCAGGTGGCGGCGGCTCACTCGCTGGCGCTGGGCTTTTTCCCGCGCTGGATCGCGCAATTGCGCAACGAAGGTCTGAACATTGCCACGCGGCTGGTCGCCACCAACGTCGGCGACGCCGTGCACGCCCTGCGCGAAGGCGGTTGCGACCTGATGCTGGCGTTCTACGACCCGGACGCAGCGATGCAGATGGATGCCGAGATTTTCCCCTCGCTGCACCTGGGCAACACCGAAATGCTTCCGGTGTGTGCGGCCGATGCCGAGGGCAAGCCGTTGTTCGACCTGGAGGGCGAGGGCAGTGTGCCGTTGCTGGCCTACAGTGCCGGTGCGTTTCTTGGGCGTTCGGTGCATTTGCTGCTGCGTCAGCGTGCGTTGCGCTTTACCACGGTGTACGAAACCGCCATGGCCGACAGCCTCAAGAGCATGGCTTTGGAGGGGTTGGGCATCGCCTGGGTGCCGCAACTGAGCGTGCGTGCCGAATTGGCGCGCGGCGAATTGGTGGTGTGCGGCGGCCCGCAGTGGCATGTGCCGCTGGAGATTCGCCTGTACCGCTGCGCATTGGTGCGCAAGGCGAATGTGCGGTTGTTGTGGCGCAAGCTGGAAGGTGGGGCTGCACAAAGCGCCTGA
- the aspA gene encoding aspartate ammonia-lyase — protein MSSAASFRTEKDLLGVLDVPAQAYYGIQTLRAVNNFRLSGVPISHYPKLVVGLAMVKQAAADANRELGQLSEAKHAAISEACARLIRGDFHEEFVVDMIQGGAGTSTNMNANEVIANIALEAMGHNKGEYQYLHPNNDVNMAQSTNDAYPTAIRLGLLLGHDALLASLDSLIQAFAAKGEEFAHVLKMGRTQLQDAVPMTLGQEFRAFATTLGEDLARLKTLAPELLTEVNLGGTAIGTGINADPRYQALAVQRLALISGQPLVPAADLIEATSDMGAFVLFSGMLKRTAVKLSKICNDLRLLSSGPRTGINEINLPARQPGSSIMPGKVNPVIPEAVNQVAFQVIGNDLALTMAAEGGQLQLNVMEPLIAFKIFDSIRLLQRAMDMLREHCIVGITANEARCRELVEHSIGLVTALNPYIGYENATRIARIALESGRGVLELVREEGLLDDAMLDDILRPENMIAPRLVPLKA, from the coding sequence ATGTCCTCCGCTGCATCATTCCGTACCGAAAAAGACCTGCTTGGCGTACTCGACGTACCTGCCCAAGCGTATTACGGCATCCAGACCCTGCGAGCGGTGAACAACTTCCGCCTCTCGGGCGTTCCGATTTCGCATTACCCGAAATTGGTGGTCGGTCTGGCGATGGTCAAGCAAGCGGCGGCTGACGCCAACCGCGAGCTGGGTCAGCTCAGCGAAGCCAAGCACGCTGCCATCAGCGAAGCTTGTGCCCGTCTGATCCGCGGCGACTTCCACGAAGAGTTCGTGGTGGACATGATTCAAGGCGGCGCCGGCACTTCAACCAACATGAATGCCAACGAAGTCATCGCCAACATCGCGTTGGAGGCCATGGGCCACAACAAGGGCGAATACCAGTACCTGCACCCCAACAACGACGTGAACATGGCGCAGTCGACCAACGACGCCTACCCGACCGCGATCCGCCTGGGTCTGCTGCTGGGCCATGACGCGCTGCTGGCCAGCCTCGACAGCCTGATTCAGGCGTTCGCCGCCAAGGGTGAAGAGTTCGCCCACGTCCTGAAAATGGGCCGCACCCAACTGCAAGACGCTGTGCCGATGACCCTCGGCCAGGAATTCCGCGCCTTCGCCACCACCCTCGGTGAAGACCTGGCCCGCCTGAAAACCCTGGCGCCGGAACTGCTGACCGAAGTGAACCTGGGCGGCACCGCCATCGGTACCGGCATCAACGCCGACCCGCGCTACCAGGCCCTGGCCGTGCAGCGCCTGGCCCTGATCAGCGGCCAGCCGCTGGTTCCGGCTGCCGACCTGATCGAAGCCACCTCCGACATGGGCGCCTTCGTGCTGTTCTCCGGCATGCTCAAGCGCACCGCGGTGAAGCTGTCGAAGATCTGCAACGACCTGCGCCTGCTGTCCAGCGGCCCGCGTACCGGCATCAACGAGATCAACCTGCCGGCACGCCAGCCCGGCAGTTCGATCATGCCCGGCAAGGTCAACCCGGTGATCCCGGAAGCCGTGAACCAGGTTGCGTTCCAGGTCATCGGCAACGATTTGGCCCTGACCATGGCAGCCGAAGGCGGCCAACTGCAACTGAACGTGATGGAGCCGCTGATCGCCTTCAAGATCTTCGACTCGATCCGCCTGCTGCAACGCGCCATGGACATGCTGCGCGAGCACTGCATCGTCGGCATCACCGCCAACGAAGCCCGCTGCCGCGAGTTGGTGGAGCACTCCATCGGCCTGGTCACCGCGCTGAACCCGTACATCGGCTATGAAAACGCCACCCGCATTGCGCGTATCGCCCTTGAAAGCGGCCGCGGCGTGCTGGAACTGGTGCGCGAAGAAGGCTTGCTCGACGACGCCATGCTCGACGACATCCTGCGCCCCGAAAACATGATTGCCCCACGTCTGGTCCCGCTGAAGGCCTGA
- a CDS encoding alanine/glycine:cation symporter family protein, giving the protein MLEVINDFLSGKVLIVLIVGLGGYFTIRSRFVQLRHFFHMFSVFRDSLKNSSDQLSSFQALMLSLAGRVGAGNIAGVGIAVTLGGPGAVFWMWVTALVGMSSSFIECSLGQLYKRTDAEGTFRGGPAYYIQHGLQKRWLGMVIAFLLLVTFGFAFNGLQAHAVTHSLNSAFGLDTTYTGLVLAVLLGMVFIGGIKRIASIADLLVPVKTLIYIAVTLYVIVLQFDHVPAMLATIVKSAFGLDQAFGGLVGSAIIMGVKRGVFANEAGLGSAPNVAAVASVEHPIAQGVVQAFSVFLDTFVICTCTALLILLSGFYTPGFEGDGIALTQNSLAAVVGDWGRMFISVALALFVFTSIMYNYYLGESNLRFLVGNNRKMLMAYRAVVLALIFWGSIENLSTVFAFADITMTMLAFVNLFALAFLFKIAMRILNDYDNQRAAGIKTPVFDSSQFADLDLDLKAWPANPVKPDAAPSAELNAQAQR; this is encoded by the coding sequence ATGCTCGAAGTCATCAACGACTTCCTATCAGGGAAAGTCCTGATCGTGCTCATTGTCGGGCTCGGCGGTTATTTCACGATCCGTTCGCGTTTCGTTCAACTGCGTCACTTTTTCCACATGTTTTCGGTGTTTCGCGACAGCCTGAAAAACAGCTCCGACCAGCTCAGCTCGTTCCAGGCGCTGATGCTCAGCCTGGCCGGCCGTGTGGGTGCCGGCAACATCGCCGGTGTCGGCATCGCCGTGACCCTGGGTGGCCCGGGCGCCGTGTTCTGGATGTGGGTCACCGCGTTGGTGGGCATGTCGTCGAGCTTCATCGAGTGCTCCCTCGGCCAGCTGTACAAGCGCACTGACGCTGAAGGCACCTTCCGTGGCGGCCCGGCCTACTACATCCAGCACGGTCTGCAGAAACGCTGGCTGGGTATGGTCATCGCGTTCCTGTTGCTGGTGACCTTCGGTTTCGCCTTCAACGGCCTGCAAGCCCACGCCGTGACCCACTCGCTCAACAGCGCCTTTGGCCTGGACACCACCTACACCGGCCTGGTCCTGGCGGTATTGCTGGGCATGGTGTTCATCGGCGGAATCAAGCGCATCGCTTCGATTGCCGACCTGCTGGTGCCGGTCAAAACCCTGATCTACATCGCCGTGACCCTCTACGTGATCGTGCTGCAATTCGACCACGTACCGGCCATGCTCGCGACCATCGTCAAGAGCGCTTTCGGCCTCGATCAGGCCTTCGGTGGCCTGGTGGGCAGCGCGATCATCATGGGTGTGAAGCGCGGCGTGTTCGCCAACGAAGCCGGTTTGGGCAGTGCGCCTAACGTGGCGGCGGTGGCTTCCGTGGAACACCCGATCGCCCAAGGCGTGGTTCAGGCGTTCAGCGTGTTCCTCGACACGTTCGTGATCTGCACCTGCACCGCGCTGCTGATCCTGCTCTCGGGCTTCTACACCCCGGGCTTTGAAGGCGACGGCATTGCCCTGACCCAGAACTCACTGGCAGCCGTGGTCGGCGACTGGGGCCGCATGTTCATCTCCGTGGCCCTGGCGTTGTTCGTGTTCACGTCGATCATGTACAACTACTACCTGGGCGAGAGCAACCTGCGCTTTTTGGTCGGCAACAACCGCAAGATGCTGATGGCCTATCGCGCCGTGGTACTGGCGCTGATTTTCTGGGGCTCGATCGAAAACCTGAGCACCGTGTTTGCCTTCGCCGATATCACCATGACCATGCTCGCGTTCGTCAACCTGTTCGCCCTGGCGTTCCTGTTCAAGATCGCCATGCGCATCCTGAACGACTACGACAACCAGCGCGCGGCAGGCATCAAGACGCCGGTGTTCGACTCCAGCCAGTTCGCTGACCTGGACCTGGACCTCAAGGCCTGGCCGGCCAACCCGGTGAAACCGGACGCAGCTCCGTCGGCTGAACTGAACGCTCAAGCGCAACGCTAA
- a CDS encoding asparaginase, with the protein MSASHNVMVLYTGGTIGMQASANGLAPASGFEARMREQLADQPLPAWRFQEMAPLIDSANMTPAYWQRLRIAVIDAVDQGCDGVLILHGTDTLAYSAAAMSFQLLGLPAPVVFTGSMLPAGVPDSDAWENVSGALQALGAGLVPGVHLHFHGAMIAPTRCAKIRSFGRNPFAALNRQGGVARAESIPQALDYRQPKALANVGVLPLVPGIHAAQLDALIDSGIQALILECFGSGTGPSDNPAFLASLQRARDLGIVVVAITQCHEGGVELDVYEAGSRLRGVGVLSGGGMTREAAFGKLNALLGAGLDTQAVRRLVELDLCGELR; encoded by the coding sequence ATGTCAGCATCCCACAACGTCATGGTGCTCTACACCGGCGGCACCATCGGCATGCAGGCCAGCGCCAACGGCCTGGCACCCGCATCCGGTTTCGAAGCGCGCATGCGCGAGCAGCTTGCCGACCAGCCACTGCCCGCCTGGCGTTTCCAGGAAATGGCCCCGCTGATCGACAGCGCCAACATGACCCCCGCCTATTGGCAGCGCCTGCGCATTGCCGTGATCGACGCCGTGGACCAGGGCTGCGATGGCGTGCTGATCCTGCACGGCACCGACACCCTGGCCTACAGCGCGGCGGCCATGAGCTTCCAGCTGCTGGGCCTTCCGGCGCCGGTGGTATTCACCGGCTCCATGTTGCCCGCCGGCGTGCCCGACAGCGATGCCTGGGAAAACGTCAGCGGTGCCTTGCAGGCTTTGGGCGCGGGCCTGGTGCCGGGTGTGCACCTGCATTTCCACGGCGCGATGATCGCTCCGACTCGCTGCGCGAAAATCCGCAGCTTCGGCCGCAACCCGTTTGCGGCGCTGAACCGTCAGGGTGGCGTTGCCCGAGCCGAGTCCATCCCCCAGGCCCTGGACTATCGCCAACCCAAAGCCCTGGCCAATGTCGGCGTCTTGCCGCTGGTGCCGGGTATCCATGCGGCGCAGCTGGACGCGCTGATCGACAGCGGCATTCAGGCGTTGATCCTCGAATGCTTCGGCAGCGGCACCGGGCCGAGCGACAACCCCGCGTTCCTCGCCAGCCTGCAGCGCGCGCGGGATCTCGGGATTGTGGTGGTAGCGATCACCCAATGCCATGAAGGCGGTGTGGAACTGGACGTCTACGAAGCCGGTAGCCGCCTGCGCGGTGTCGGCGTGTTGTCCGGCGGCGGCATGACCCGCGAAGCGGCATTCGGCAAGCTCAATGCGCTGCTCGGCGCCGGGCTCGACACCCAGGCAGTGCGCCGCCTGGTAGAACTGGACCTGTGCGGCGAACTGCGTTGA